Genomic DNA from Pempheris klunzingeri isolate RE-2024b chromosome 22, fPemKlu1.hap1, whole genome shotgun sequence:
AGACTGGTGGTGCAACGGTCTGATGAGCCTTCGATTGGTGGCGTTGATCcgacagacagaaagcagtcTTTGCCTGctggatggtggtggtggtggtgatggtggtgggggggttcaACATATAACTTCAGCAGCCTTAAATCAGCCAGATGGGACATCGTGTTGCTTTATAAAACCTGCTGTACTCAAACAGCCCTCTCTGGATAGAAAAAGTCTCTGTTATACCATGGTGTTGCTCTCGCCCACTTTATCCACATActgaaaggaaagaaggaaaccGTGTTAAGTGTTATCCAGGTGGTTTTAAGCTTCTCGTGTGCAAAACACGATCCGGCACGCAGACCCGTGTGCTGCCAGTGAGATGCAAAGTGTTAGTGTGGATCAAACGGCACAAGTTTACCCACTATCCTGAAGCAGTTTGGAATGGGGAGCATGCGTGACTTAAGGGAACACACCACAGGACCAACACAATTGCTTCTTACTTTTGGTTGAACTACTGTTACCGTTTGGAAATGATTTGGACAGTCTTCCACTGCGACGTTGTGCACAAGTCGAAGACTGTTTGTCTCTAATTCTAATGACATAAAAGTGAGTGCAGATATCAGTTTTAATTGTGGAGTTCGTGACTCACAGAGCAGAGTAGATTGTCCCATTTTAACATGCGATgtctcaatttaaaaaaaaaaaaatcacataaaacaaCGAACAAAGCCTTTAAAAGGATAActtaggttgtttttttttactttattgtgtgttttatctgtgttttaaagggttagtttacACTCTTTGTCAATGGCTATTAACAGCCGCTGTAAATAATAGAGTAACAATAGAAATTTCAGACTGAAGCTAATTTGTGTGAATGGAAAAGCAGTGATCAGTGGATCTGCTGGCAGAGGGGATATACAGGAGCAGAGTTCGACTCTGAATTCGCTGTTTACCTGTTAAAACTGTTGGTGAGCTATTGTGACAGCTTATCACCAGCGAGCGAGCACGTTACCAATTATTTTGCCAGCCACAGAAAATCACCAACTACTCCTGCTTGCGGTCACCATGTCACTGACCTCCCAGCATCCCCCTGTTGTGTGAGGACGCTTAGATACATTTTGCTGCACAACTTTCCATACAGAAAATTCTCAAAAGCTCATTAAAGGATGCAAAGATGTTGGAAGtattattaaatgaataacTTGGACTGACTCTGACTTTCTATGTTAGGTTATAGAATGAAAATATTAGAATGCCTCAAGATTGACCAATTCACAAATCAGCATATTTACCTGTAGTGCGTGCCTTTAAAGTCAAATAATCGAAGGTTAAAAAGAAATTTGTAAAAAGGGGACTACCGGCTCcttaaacagaaataaatgcgTTCCCTTCTATCATGACACATGTGTTATCTGGATATTGTAAAGCATATTAAATATGTTAGCATGCAAGGGAATATCGTCAATGACTGACCACGACTGCTGATTGTCCTCAGAGCCTTACGAAGGCtttaataaaaaacagacagagaaaacattcaCCTCAAAACAAAGCTTCCCACACAACAGCATGGTAGGAGCATTAGAcattagccacaaagctaacggCGCATCTGCCGACCTGTACTCCCGGATTTAACAGTGGCATTCCGTAGAAGTCTTAAGACCGGACGACCGTGGCATCATTGTATTGctgaagctcttttttttttttttcgttgttGAAATTCCACAACATTCCTGCTGTCTACATTCAGATTTTGAACCTTTTGATCATCTGTGACTAGTTTTACATGCAGTCACCGAGTCTAACCCAGGCAAACTGAGAGCATCGTATATTAAGGCATCTGTAGTGTGCAGGAGCTGAGCTGTCGCTCGATCGGGGGGAGTTTGGTTCTGCTGTGGTTGTGACGGttgaagagggggggggggattggtAAACAAGAAAAAGAGCCATGCTTGCATGTCAACAAAGCAAAGCTGCAGGGTTGCTGCAGCTTTGGGTAACACTCACTGCACTGATGAAGGGCAGGTTTAGGATGGAGCCGAGGACAGGTATTCTTCTGATAAAGCCTACTACAACTGGGAAGAAACCCCTGCATGTGATGAGAGTGGAAGAGGgcgttgggggggggggaggagacaaagagagagagaggaattaGTCAAATAATAACATCTAAACACGTACAATCATAAACAAATTGTTATCAGCATTTAAAAGCTCTCATTAATGTACCATGATGGACTGTgtgcagccattgcagcttgtttgtggctgccagctgaggtgatctactggattAATTCGAAAACGTAATGCACCTATCAGTCATATCCAACcccaaatatataaaaatcagGCCCTGGCTTAAAAATATCTGAGTTATCCATTGAGGATTTAGGCCCTTAAACGGTCCGTTAAACTGTCCCACCCTAACATCCCATTTTTCATATGGACTTAAACATTTCGTAATGCCTTCTGTCTGCCGTGTCCATTTTGCAGCTCACTTTACCTGAACAAGAGGAAAAAGCCGTAGATCTCCAGCACAACTCCGATGATGGGCCAGCCAAtcagcaccacaaacacacctccCAGGAAGAAGCTGGTCGCCTTTATCTTGTGCTTCTGGAAGAAGAAGCGGAAGGTCCTCTCCAACCCGATTACAAAGGCGAGTCCGGCAACAAACAGGATCTACGGTGAAACAAGAGCGTTGTGTAACGATTGGTCCTTTGAAACCGCAGGACCAAAGACacctttttcctttctcttgaTTGAACTACTGGTTTTAGTCCCTTTTTCTGCTACAGCGTGCAATCACATGGTTGGCGCTGGCAACAATATTAGGACTAAAGATTAAATTTTCACATACACTGCTCCTGTAAACTTTTGCCATTCTGGCCTGTATGTTCTCAGCATCACAGCTACCATCAGTGTAATGTAGCAGAAACACTCACGTTTCCAATAGCCAACAGTGCTTTGTCAAAGAACAGGATCATCCcgaagaagaggaagaacacGCCAAAGCCTGTCAATCCCATTCCAAtctctgcaggacacacacacacacacacacacagagagagagagagagagagagagagagagagagagagagagagagagagagattgtcaCGTGGCTCTTATGATCAAAAGTGGAGCAGTACCTTTAACTGACTGGCTACTGACTGTGTAACTCATTGAAATCACTTCAATCTAGTGAGATTTTCATGGTTTTGTGTGAAAGAGAGGAACACAGGTGGTGATGTGATGTTTCACCAGGTGTTTCAAGGccaaatgtttcaaatgtgtgATAAATCCAGGTGACAGAAGCAAGTCACAACCGTTCAATACATCCAAACTCCACTGAGTGGCTGCGGTGTACATACAGTGTCTTTAATccaatgaatgaataaagcaAGAAGGAAGTAAACAAAAGTCAGCTTTAACTGAAAGTAGTGGTTCCCACGTCGTTCACTCTGTTTGAAGCAATTAAAAGCTTCCCAGAAACAGAATTACAACATGAATGCATGTTACTTTCAAGCCAAGGGCTTGCCAGGAGCCACACGAGTAGCAGTAAaggttagctgttagctgtttgGGCCACAGATTGTGGCACATCATGAGAGAAAGGATAAAGCTAACTTTTCTAGCACTGAATGCTAACTGCTAGTTAGCCAGCTGCTGTAGCTCAGATGAAGCCGGTTTGGCAGAGAGACCAAACGTCACAGACACACGGGGCCTTACTTTGGGAGTCCGTTAGCGAAATCATCTTGTCGCCGAAACAAAGGGcgaggataaaaaaaagaaatatagagAAAATATCCCAGTAGCTAGTCAAATACTCCTCTAAGAATAATTTAGATGACAGCTGCCACTACAGCAACAGCCACGTCTTCCGGAAACACACCTTCTCGCCGTGTCAGGTTCCGGTACAGCGCCGTGTGGCATTCAACGTAGCATCTTTGGCAGCATCGTTCTTGAGAGTTGCGAAGGGCGAACACCTATTTCGCCTTTTTCTGGCAgcaatatgatatgatatgatataatgtaatgtaatgtaatataatatatttatatataatatatatatagtatcaCACACCTACTGTTTAGTGGAACATATGTCTTGAATGCATCACATGTAGTCGAGGAATTGATTTTGCCCGGGGTTTTCTCTGCCAGGCAGTGCTGAGGTTGTTCTGAGACAACAGCACGTTTTTGCTTTAAACCAAGCTTCCGGGGTTTATCAACTACACAAGTCTAATtcatgaaattaattaaaaagccATAGTTGGTGAGGTTTCACAACTCCGCAGCAGGAGGCGGGGTGAGTAGGCAGCCTGACAGGATGTACCCAGGGCGGACGTAGCATCAGTACCTCTCGCCCGCTACACTGTTTTTCGCTCTGTCTACTATAGCAACCGTGAAGTTGATTCAGGAACGAGAAAGCCGCCTGGACGGAGTTACATTCGTATTTTAGGCTTTTTCTCGTCCCAGACGTATCAGGTTATTTGCCCCTCAGCAGAGAGGGGACGTTTTTCACGTAGAGAATCTTTTCCAACGTTAGTTCACAAGTTTCCGGTACAGAAGACGGTAAGTTACTGACACGAGAGTGGGATGCCACTTAAAACAAGATGCTCCAGAAATCACTTTCGGAATCGTTAGCAAGCTAACAAGTGCACCCGCTGCCCCTGTGTGAGGCGGCTGGTGCATCATGGTCCATGATACATACTTAGCTAAGTTAGCTTACTTTAAGATGCGTTCACTGTGGCCTTGGTGTTAATGGAACAAACGAGGCATTTGAGGTGGGTTTGTAACCGCAATTAATATTGGGCAAGTAGTTTTGTAGActcatttataataaataaaatggccGAATTTAAAGCAATGCACGAGTCAAGAACTTACTCACATAAAGAAGCAATAAGTACACGGAATGAGCACCAATATTAGAAGTGCATTCAGAAAACTTCTAATCTGTTATCACCCTGGGATCCAGTCAGAAGCAGGTTACAGGGTTCTTTCTTCAATGTGAATTAAAGGATAAAAAGGCAACAGTGCTTCTAAActaagtgtgttttgtgtcttacAGGGAATCACAGCTTTGAGGGCTCCTGAGGTTCCTTTCTCACCAAAAGAGATATGGATGGTGGTGATGGAACTAGTGGTGGGTCTGTTCTTTCCTGTTCCAGGTCAAAAAGCAAGCGGCGTTTACTTTGCATCAGTTttattaaagataaagatataagataacactttttttattgatccctcagtggggaaggTTCACTGTTACTGCAGGTCAAAggacagacataaagcacacGGTTaaggaaatggaaaattaaataaacacaatatacACAAAAGAAACCTTATATACACAGAATACAGTAATGGGATGGAAACACTATGGATTGTGTGTTATGGGTTATTGCACAGATGTCAATGAGTTGagaaatgataataaagtgcaaatgagatgaaaaatgaGACCCGGTCTTATTAAAGGCCTTCTAGCAGAGATATTAACAGTCACTAGGCTCCCTGTAGTAACCCTGCAGTTGTTTTTGTATGAGAGGAGGTTGGTCTCACAGGGACCGATGGCGGGTAACGCCACTCTAAAGGGACATTTGGGAGGTTcgaagaggaggagtgagatCATTAGCTGAGCAGGTGTGAGGATTAGCACCTGTTCAGGTGTGAGACCTGCCAGCCTTCTCCCTGTGGACAGTCTGCTGCACATGTTGCACTATATACACCACATCTTGTCCGTTCCTGCGTCCTAATTTTACACTTCATGCAAGGGCTGAGTGTATTAAAAATGTCAATAGCAGTAAGATACCTGAGTTTAATTAACACTAAATGATACTTTTAAACTATAAGTACATGACTAAACGTAACAGTGTTTAATGCTGTCTTAAGCAGGGCTTGTGGACATTTTTCCACTGGAATTTATAGGAACTTCTGGGAATTCACAAGAAATAACAGggataaaatagaaatattggGGTTTTCTCAGGCTGTATTTATTTCCCATGTCATATGCAGATGGAAACAAAACCTTTATCATATTATTTGCAGACATAATTGTAAACCCTTCTAATAGAAATCAACACTTTAGTTCAGTTGAACTTAATTAAATAAGTtgacatgaatattttattgaatattCATTCTGCCAAACATAGCTTTCCGCTCAGGCATCCATATCTTCTCCATGGACTTCCTCAGTGTCAGAATCTGATACTTCATCTTCACTCTAGTTTTTTTatgtgcaccccccccccctataAGTTCACTATTAAAAGGTATGACAGTTATATTGAATTATGCACAGTTAACAAATTCCCCAAATTCTAGATCTCAACTTCCCTTGAAAAAAATGGCTAAATTTAATTCCTGGTGTGTCCTTGTTCAGATGTGCAGGCAGAGCTGGATTCggtggaggcagagctggagctggtggagctgcagatcACAGAGCTCCTGCAGAAGCAAGCCGAGCTGACTACCCGCAAGAATGCTctgttgcagcagctggaggaggcctGCGACGCTGCACGgccatcatcttcctcatcctTGTCTTTGTCAAAGTCATCTAGACCTGATCCAGTAATGAGCAAGCAGGAGATGCAGCACTATGACGGCACAggtactgcacacacacacacaacacaggtCTACGGTTAGAGTCGGTAGGTTTGTGTATTGACCTGTGTCGATCTCTTGGTGTTTGATAGATTTTCCATGGTCCAAAGAAGTGGAGCAGCACCTGAAGAACTCGTTCCATCTCTCCAAGTTTAGACCGCTGCAGCTGAGGGCCATCAACCTGACCATGTCGGGCAAAGATCTGTTCCTGGTAATGCctacaggaagaggaaaaagccTCTGCTACCAGCTGCCTGCAGTGTGCTCCAAAGGTAGTGCTGCATCTAAAGCTCTGTCCACTTTGTTATTTAAGTCTGTtagttctgtgtgtgtacatgcatgtgtattgACTCAGCTGTCCTACTGTAATCACATcaatgtacgtgtgtgtgtgtatcaggtTTTACATTGGTGGTCACTCCCCTGGTGTCCCTGATGGAGGACCAGATCATGTACCTGACGTCCATTGATGTGTCAGCAGCCATGCTGAACGCATCCAGCAGCAAGGTAACAACTAGCAGCCATATTCCTCAGTGACAAAGCTGCTAACTATAGTATGCTGCGCAAAGAGTGCCCTAAGTGCTCACCATGAGACCTGCAGGAATAGGTGAGATGTCTCGCTGCTGGTGTGCAGGGTTCCTGTCAAAATCTTGATAGCTGAATGATGCTGATTTGTCTTTGCACTTGACTGTCAGTTGGAAACAATGATGCATAgtgtgtgtaaaacatgaagggatttaaaacacattttcctacatttatatatacattaaGGAAATGCTCCCTGTTCAATGTTGATTGCTAGGTGAGTCTAAGCCTGTAATTATAAGGCATTACTACATTTATATAACAGGCCACTGTGCTTGTTAATGCGCGTCTATTGtctgtttctgcatgtgtgtttatgtctgtgcttcctgcacacatgtacagtaccagtcaaagtttggacacaccttctcattaagtggtttttctttatttttattgttccCTACATTTTAGACTAATATTTCACACTCTGGtgttctctcagtcagcttcatgaggtcacctggatggtttttgAAGGAGTTCCctgaggtgctgagcacttgttgactgcttttccttcactctgcggtccaacTGATCCCCAACCA
This window encodes:
- the golt1ba gene encoding golgi transport 1Ba, whose translation is MISLTDSQKIGMGLTGFGVFFLFFGMILFFDKALLAIGNILFVAGLAFVIGLERTFRFFFQKHKIKATSFFLGGVFVVLIGWPIIGVVLEIYGFFLLFRGFFPVVVGFIRRIPVLGSILNLPFISAYVDKVGESNTMV